A region from the bacterium genome encodes:
- a CDS encoding T9SS type A sorting domain-containing protein has product PGFTPTDVVETELMAGDRLDIYPSPLARGLQATIRASRSPGAESGKLLVFDAQGRTVRLIQARVAGNEVTAQWDGRTGHGERAAAGVYFIQWRDARGSASGKLVLLD; this is encoded by the coding sequence CCCGGCTTCACACCCACCGACGTCGTCGAGACCGAGCTGATGGCCGGAGATCGGCTGGACATCTACCCGAGCCCGCTCGCCCGCGGCCTGCAGGCGACGATCCGCGCCTCCCGCAGCCCCGGCGCTGAGAGCGGCAAGCTGCTCGTCTTCGACGCGCAGGGCCGCACGGTGCGGCTCATCCAGGCGCGCGTGGCGGGCAACGAGGTCACGGCGCAGTGGGACGGCCGCACGGGCCATGGCGAGCGCGCCGCGGCGGGCGTGTACTTCATTCAGTGGCGCGATGCGCGCGGCAGCGCGTCGGGGAAGCTGGTACTCTTGGACTAG